GTTAATCCAGCGGTTAGGCTTATTGAACTTGTAGTACTGTGCAGCAAACATCTGGTGCTGACCTACGTCAGAACAAACGTATGCATCGCCGTTAGTTACCTTGCTCAGCATCTCGATAACCTGCTGCGGCTTCATCAGCTCGCTGTCATCGGTACGGAAACGGCCACCATGACGGGTACGCCATTCTTCGATCTGCTGCCACCAGGACTCCAGCGCTTCTTTATCAATCTGCTTCTTGCTGGATTTAACAATGCTAACCATTTCAGACAATACAGACTTAGCCGGTCCAACAATTGGCACGTCCGCTTTAATTGTCTTAGAAATCGCCGCCGGATCGATATCAACGTGGATAATCTTCGCCGTCGGACAGAACTTGTCCAATGCGTTGGTTACACGGTCATCGAAACGCGCGCCTACAGCCAGAATCAAGTCTGCATGGTGCATAACCATGTTAGCTTCGTAGCTACCATGCATACCCAACATACCGACGAACTGACGATCAGTACCAGGATAACCACCTAGACCCATCAGCGTATTGGTAACAGGTACATTCAGTAACTGAGCCAGTTCGATCAATTCATTGCTGGCATCGCCCATGACGATACCGCCACCGCTATAGATAACCGGACGCTTAGCACCCAGTACCATATCCATGGCTTTCTTAATCTGACCGGTATGGCCGCGGGAAACCGGGTTATAAGAACGCAGTTTCACTGACGCCGGATACTCGTACGGGTAACGTTCAGTCGGCGTCGTCATATCCTTAGGGATATCGACAACAACAGGACCCGGACGGCCGCTTTCCGCAATATGGAAAGCCTTTTTAATGATGCTTGGAATATCTTCCGGGTTCTGCACGCTAAAGCTGTGCTTAACCACCGGACGGGAAACACCGATCATATCGGTTTCCTGGAAGGCATCTTCACCAATCAGATGGCTCATTACCTGACCGGTAATAACCACCATAGGAATAGAATCCATATACGCAGTAGCAATACCTGTTACTGCATTCGTCGCGCCCGGACCTGAGGTCACCAGCGACACACCGGCTTTACCGGTTGCACGGGCATACGCGTCAGCCATATGCGTGGCTGCTTGCTCGTGGCGTACCAGAATGTGTTTGACATCTTCCTGCTGAAACAGTGCATCATAAATATGCAATAACGCCCCACCCGGATACCCGTAGATGTACTCAACGCCCTCATCTTTAAGGGCGCGAACAACCATTTCTGCGCCTGATAATAATTCCACTTCTTCACCCTCTATTCACATCGCTCCACGGCGATGGATCACTAGTTACGATACTGCAGACGTGCGCAAACCGCCCACCGGCGATTCGACATCATCCAGCAGGCTCTTGCAAAGACTCGGGGTATTGAGACGGGCAGGAGCAATCTTAATTCGGCACCAATCTGAGGATCAAACTCGGGAAAGGTCCTGAATAAATAAGCTGGGTGACGCTTATTTAACCTGGCCTTCGGGGTAACCTACTGAGCCAGAGAGATAAATTTTTGAGGCAGCAATTCTGACATCAAGTCAATGATTATTCAAGCAACTTAGGAATTCTAAACAGCCATAAAACCGGGTGATGCAGAATGCGGATATTGAATGCTATAGTGGCGGCAACAGGGATCAAAAAATGTGGTATCTAAATCCACATTATTACTTACATAAGTACCCGCACAAGAGTCACTATCAGGCGTGAGTATGCCGCCATGGAGATAACTAGATGAGCATTGCCGAAATTAAAAACAAAGAACGCGTTATCGACGAATTACTGCTCGTTCTGCGCAAGATCATGGTAGAACCCGACATTTGCGAAAAAGCGATGACTGCAGCCCGTGACCATATCAACGATGAGCACGCCAACATTAGCATTGCTGAAGCACTGTCTGCCTGCTCAAACGTAAAGATTCCACTGGAGCACAGTGAAGCTGACACCCTGTTTCTGG
The DNA window shown above is from Aliamphritea ceti and carries:
- a CDS encoding acetolactate synthase 3 large subunit; amino-acid sequence: MELLSGAEMVVRALKDEGVEYIYGYPGGALLHIYDALFQQEDVKHILVRHEQAATHMADAYARATGKAGVSLVTSGPGATNAVTGIATAYMDSIPMVVITGQVMSHLIGEDAFQETDMIGVSRPVVKHSFSVQNPEDIPSIIKKAFHIAESGRPGPVVVDIPKDMTTPTERYPYEYPASVKLRSYNPVSRGHTGQIKKAMDMVLGAKRPVIYSGGGIVMGDASNELIELAQLLNVPVTNTLMGLGGYPGTDRQFVGMLGMHGSYEANMVMHHADLILAVGARFDDRVTNALDKFCPTAKIIHVDIDPAAISKTIKADVPIVGPAKSVLSEMVSIVKSSKKQIDKEALESWWQQIEEWRTRHGGRFRTDDSELMKPQQVIEMLSKVTNGDAYVCSDVGQHQMFAAQYYKFNKPNRWINSGGLGTMGFGLPAAMGVKLNFPEADVACVTGEGSIQMNIQELSTISQYDIPVKVICLNNQSLGMVRQWQDMNYESRHSQSYMQSLPDFVKLVEAYGHVGMKVDKYEDLEAAMQEAFSLKDRMVFMDIAVDPFEHVYPMQVPRGSMRDMWLTKTERT